From the genome of Pelosinus fermentans DSM 17108:
GTTATAAAGCATCCTGCCTGTGCTAAACAGCCCACTGTTACAAGAAGATAAGGCTGCGGTCAATACTACGAAGTTGATAATGCCAGCTGCTGCCCTTACTCCAAGTTTATTGAAAGTCAAGACAAACGGACTGCCCATTGTACCAATTTGATTCCAAGGATATAACGACATAATGATCGTTAAGGAGCCAACATAAAAAATGAGAATACGCCAGAACACTTTATCAATCGCAGCCGGTAAGGATTTCTCAGGATTTTTTGCTTCACCGGCTGTAACACCAATCAATTCAATACCTAAATAGGAAAACATTACCATGGTGCTCGCCATAATCATGCCTTCTATACCATGAGGGAAAAACCCGCCATTAGACCAGAGGTTGGAAATGCCGATTGCCACACCATGATTAGCTACCCCAAAAACGATCATAGCCGAGCCAGCTACAATCATCGCTAAAATCGTTACCACTTTAATTAAGGCAAACCAAAACTCAAACTCACCAAAAGCACGAACACTAACTAAGTTAACAGATGCCATTAAAACTAAAGCACACAAGGCAGGAATCCACTGGGGCACTTCTGGCACCCAAAAGGAAAAATACACCCCAACTGCCGTGATCTCTGCCATACATGTGACAACCCACATAAACCAGTACGTCCATCCTGTAATATAACCAGTCAGAGGTCCTAAGAAAATATTGGAATGAGCACTAAAGGTACCGGAAACGGGATAAGCAACTGTTACTTCACCTAGGGCACGCATAATATAGAACATAATAATACCAGCCAGAAAATATACAAGTATCAATGATGGACCGGCAGCTTTTATTGCAGCGCCAGCTCCAAGAAATAGCCCTACACCAATCGCTCCGCCTAATGCAATCAACTGAATATGACGTTCCTCTAATCCCCGATGCAATCCTTCCTGCAATGCATTATTTTTTTCCACAAATTCTCCCCCTCATATATTAGACTCCGGGATTACGGTAGGTTATTTTGCACCACCTCCTTACAATCCATGCAG
Proteins encoded in this window:
- a CDS encoding amino acid permease; this encodes MEKNNALQEGLHRGLEERHIQLIALGGAIGVGLFLGAGAAIKAAGPSLILVYFLAGIIMFYIMRALGEVTVAYPVSGTFSAHSNIFLGPLTGYITGWTYWFMWVVTCMAEITAVGVYFSFWVPEVPQWIPALCALVLMASVNLVSVRAFGEFEFWFALIKVVTILAMIVAGSAMIVFGVANHGVAIGISNLWSNGGFFPHGIEGMIMASTMVMFSYLGIELIGVTAGEAKNPEKSLPAAIDKVFWRILIFYVGSLTIIMSLYPWNQIGTMGSPFVLTFNKLGVRAAAGIINFVVLTAALSSCNSGLFSTGRMLYNLSLQGKAPTMFSKLNDRHVPVKGILVSSGFLLIGVVLNYLVPAQVFVYVTSVATFGALWIWGIILLIQLKYRESLSPEQIAQIKYPMPFSPISNWVSLAFLAFVAIAMFFNPDTRVALYIAPIWFGLIAASYYAAGMHKGDGEKKSLQQ